A single window of Periplaneta americana isolate PAMFEO1 chromosome 14, P.americana_PAMFEO1_priV1, whole genome shotgun sequence DNA harbors:
- the LOC138713737 gene encoding zinc finger protein 653-like isoform X2 produces MLNNYMECKGQKGSGVVLSDFPAELMFHIEAPKSEVTHSSCMVNHHRSSEGFSSSNWAVRNEDSNSGIGQTWTAENLLKYHSINFSPYGPPSGQKIRDFPCHGCGRSYRWLKHLIAHQRRECGQEPQLQCPVCPMKTKRKENLKRHVLQVHPNYPNIF; encoded by the exons ATGCTAAACAATTACATGGAATGCAAGGGACAAAAAG GTAGTGGCGTTGTACTTTCAGACTTTCCCGCTGAATTAATGTTTCATATTGAAGCACCTAAATCTGAAGTAACACATTCCAGTTGTATGGTTAATCATCATAGATCTTCAGAAG gCTTCAGCAGTTCTAACTGGGCTGTACGTAATGAAGATTCAAACAGTGGTATAGGACAAACATGGACAGCAGAAAATCTGCTCAAATATCATAGTATTAACTTTTCACCATATGGACCCCCAAGTGGTCAGAAGATAAGAGACTTTCCTTGTCACGGTTGTGGTCGTTCATATCGTTGGCTAAAACATTTGATAGCACACCAACGTCGGGAATGTGGACAAGAACCTCAGTTACAGTGTCCTGTGTGTCCTATGAAAACAAAACGGAAAGAGAATCTTAAACGTCATGTGTTACAAGTTCATCCTAATTACCCCAATATCTTCTAA
- the LOC138713737 gene encoding zinc finger and SCAN domain-containing protein 26-like isoform X1 has protein sequence MLNNYMECKGQKGSGVVLSDFPAELMFHIEAPKSEVTHSSCMVNHHRSSEGQLTQKCSVTDNNSKLIDAQDWDGVELEQPVLSADSVILKSTKASQIKDWFQCRYCGKCYSDHKRLSVHQRKDCGEGPGFECPYCSIKIRRHGFSSSNWAVRNEDSNSGIGQTWTAENLLKYHSINFSPYGPPSGQKIRDFPCHGCGRSYRWLKHLIAHQRRECGQEPQLQCPVCPMKTKRKENLKRHVLQVHPNYPNIF, from the exons ATGCTAAACAATTACATGGAATGCAAGGGACAAAAAG GTAGTGGCGTTGTACTTTCAGACTTTCCCGCTGAATTAATGTTTCATATTGAAGCACCTAAATCTGAAGTAACACATTCCAGTTGTATGGTTAATCATCATAGATCTTCAGAAGGTCAGCTTACACAGAAATGTTCTGTTACAGACAATAATTCAAAGTTGATTGATGCACAGGATTGGGATGGAGTCGAATTAGAACAGCCAGTTCTTTCTGCTGATTCTGTGATACTTAAAAGTACAAAAGCTTCTCAGATCAAAGATTGGTTTCAGTGCAGATATTGTGGAAAGTGCTATTCTGATCACAAGAGACTGTCAGTACATCAGCGCAAAGATTGTGGAGAAGGACCAGGGTTTGAATGCCCATATTGCTCTATTAAAATTAGGAGACATG gCTTCAGCAGTTCTAACTGGGCTGTACGTAATGAAGATTCAAACAGTGGTATAGGACAAACATGGACAGCAGAAAATCTGCTCAAATATCATAGTATTAACTTTTCACCATATGGACCCCCAAGTGGTCAGAAGATAAGAGACTTTCCTTGTCACGGTTGTGGTCGTTCATATCGTTGGCTAAAACATTTGATAGCACACCAACGTCGGGAATGTGGACAAGAACCTCAGTTACAGTGTCCTGTGTGTCCTATGAAAACAAAACGGAAAGAGAATCTTAAACGTCATGTGTTACAAGTTCATCCTAATTACCCCAATATCTTCTAA